The Anomaloglossus baeobatrachus isolate aAnoBae1 unplaced genomic scaffold, aAnoBae1.hap1 Scaffold_2374, whole genome shotgun sequence genome has a segment encoding these proteins:
- the LOC142261669 gene encoding gastrula zinc finger protein XlCGF66.1-like: protein MDMDRDKMAERILHLTLEILFRLTGEDYTVVKKTSSERCQAPVSEGWGRPLSPITGPPPHPPIHEDINDQKILELTYKMIELLTGEVPIRCQDVTVYFSMEEWEYLEEHKDLYKDVMMEVPQPLTSPGLSSKRTTPERCPRPLLPLDCKQEDPDVPQDHQVDGEKVP from the exons atggatatggacagggacaagatggcggagaggatattacacctcaccctagagatcctcttccggcttactggagag gattacacagtagtgaagaagacctctagtgagcgctgtcaggcccctgtgtctgagggatggggaagacccctgagcccaatcacggggcctccacctcaccccccgatacatgaggacatcaatgaccagaagatcctagaactcacctacaagatgattgagctgctgactggagag gttcctataaggtgtcaggacgtcaccgtctatttctccatggaggagtgggagtatttagaagaacacaaagatctgtacaaggacgtcatgatggaggttccccagcccctcacatcaccag gtctatccagtaagaggacaacaccagagagatgtccccgtcctcttctcccactggactgtaaacaagaagatcccgatgttcctcaggatcatcaggtagatggagagaaggtgccatga